In one Bryobacteraceae bacterium genomic region, the following are encoded:
- the truA gene encoding tRNA pseudouridine(38-40) synthase TruA, whose product MPVLFPRRIKVLIAYDGTAYHGWQVQPGVATVQSAIETALAGIEGKTIHVTASGRTDAGVHALAQVAAFDLSNPIPVLNLRRALNRVLPPDIRILQAAEATPDFHPRHHALAKTYEYRIWRTEVRPPFERMYTHHHPYPLDVPAMAAAAQVLEGTHDFSAFAAADPADALGRSKVRTIFSTILHEQGPRLLFRVRGSGFLKHMVRNLMGTLLEVGKKNLTMTDMEMFLRPGFPHKAGPRAPASGLFLVNVEYETGFPEEAAEPGRTPGGA is encoded by the coding sequence GTGCCAGTCTTGTTCCCGCGGCGAATCAAAGTCCTCATCGCCTACGACGGCACTGCGTATCACGGCTGGCAGGTCCAGCCCGGCGTTGCGACGGTGCAGAGTGCAATCGAGACGGCGCTGGCCGGGATTGAGGGCAAAACCATCCACGTAACGGCCTCCGGACGGACCGACGCCGGCGTCCACGCACTCGCGCAGGTTGCCGCCTTCGACCTCTCCAATCCGATCCCCGTCTTGAATCTCCGCCGCGCTCTCAACCGGGTGCTGCCCCCCGACATCCGCATCCTGCAAGCGGCCGAGGCGACGCCGGACTTCCACCCGCGCCACCACGCCCTCGCCAAGACCTACGAATACAGAATCTGGCGGACCGAAGTCCGCCCGCCCTTTGAGCGGATGTACACGCACCACCACCCCTACCCGCTCGATGTTCCGGCGATGGCCGCCGCGGCGCAGGTTTTGGAGGGAACTCACGACTTTTCCGCCTTCGCCGCCGCCGACCCGGCCGATGCGCTCGGTCGCTCCAAGGTCCGAACCATCTTCTCCACGATCCTCCACGAACAGGGACCCCGGCTGCTGTTCCGGGTCCGCGGGTCGGGGTTCCTGAAGCACATGGTCCGCAATCTGATGGGCACGCTCCTCGAAGTGGGCAAAAAGAACCTGACGATGACGGACATGGAAATGTTTCTCCGGCCCGGATTCCCGCACAAAGCCGGCCCCCGCGCACCCGCCTCCGGGTTATTCCTCGTTAATGTTGAGTACGAAACCGGCTTCCCGGAAGAAGCAGCAGAACCAGGGCGAACGCCAGGGGGTGCATGA
- a CDS encoding MFS transporter: MKIPRMQWVIAFLLFLATTINYVDRVALGVVSVEIRGEFGLDERDYSHILAVFMFAYAIMYAGSGPIVDRLGTKRGYSVFILAWSLAQTLHGFAVGKWSLAGCRFVLGLCEPGNWPAAAKAIAEWFPANRRALGVGIFNAGATMGSAIAQPLVGGLTIWFGWRGAFLVTGALGLIWLVLWNLLYDPPHKNRWLRAIEYEELRDHVRPPEEAAPAKEGVDWRGVLRARGCWSLIVARFFTDPVMYFVIFWLPEYLRKERGFDLAMVATYAWVPYVFGDAAYIFGGWLSGKLMERGWELHKARKTVLLLGACCMPVGILAPMAPSGYWAIAATCCMMAGHSLWVSNLLALPTDLFRANEVGTASGFSGMGGAVGGVLANLGTGYLVANFSYAPVFWIAGLMHPLAFALVLLLLPGSRFRTQH; encoded by the coding sequence ATGAAGATCCCGCGCATGCAGTGGGTGATCGCGTTTCTGCTCTTCCTCGCCACGACGATCAACTACGTCGACCGCGTGGCGCTGGGCGTGGTGTCAGTGGAGATCCGAGGCGAATTCGGGCTCGACGAGCGCGACTACTCGCACATCCTGGCGGTATTCATGTTCGCCTACGCGATCATGTACGCGGGCTCGGGGCCGATCGTGGACCGGCTGGGCACCAAGCGCGGCTACAGCGTGTTCATCCTGGCGTGGTCGCTCGCGCAGACGCTCCATGGGTTCGCGGTCGGCAAGTGGTCGCTGGCCGGCTGCCGCTTCGTGCTGGGATTGTGTGAGCCTGGCAACTGGCCGGCCGCGGCCAAGGCCATCGCGGAGTGGTTCCCGGCCAACCGGCGCGCGCTTGGGGTTGGGATCTTCAATGCCGGGGCGACGATGGGCTCAGCGATCGCGCAGCCGCTCGTCGGCGGTCTCACCATCTGGTTTGGCTGGCGCGGCGCGTTCCTGGTTACCGGTGCGCTCGGGCTGATTTGGCTCGTGTTGTGGAACTTACTCTACGATCCGCCGCACAAGAACCGCTGGCTGCGCGCGATCGAGTACGAGGAACTGCGCGACCATGTTCGTCCGCCGGAGGAAGCGGCGCCTGCCAAAGAAGGTGTCGACTGGCGGGGGGTGCTGCGAGCACGCGGCTGTTGGAGCCTGATCGTGGCGCGGTTTTTCACCGATCCGGTGATGTACTTCGTGATCTTCTGGCTGCCGGAGTACCTGCGCAAGGAACGCGGGTTTGACCTGGCCATGGTGGCCACCTACGCCTGGGTCCCCTATGTCTTCGGCGACGCGGCCTACATCTTCGGCGGCTGGCTCTCCGGCAAGCTCATGGAACGGGGCTGGGAACTGCACAAGGCGCGCAAGACGGTGCTGTTGCTCGGCGCATGCTGCATGCCGGTGGGCATTCTCGCTCCCATGGCGCCGTCCGGGTACTGGGCGATCGCGGCCACCTGCTGCATGATGGCCGGGCACTCGCTTTGGGTTTCGAACCTGCTGGCGCTGCCGACGGATCTGTTCCGGGCCAACGAAGTGGGCACGGCGTCGGGCTTCAGCGGGATGGGCGGGGCCGTCGGCGGCGTGCTGGCAAACCTGGGCACCGGCTATCTCGTCGCTAACTTTTCCTACGCGCCTGTGTTCTGGATCGCCGGACTCATGCACCCCCTGGCGTTCGCCCTGGTTCTGCTGCTTCTTCCGGGAAGCCGGTTTCGTACTCAACATTAA
- a CDS encoding IlvD/Edd family dehydratase: protein MLRSQTWFDSLEYYSFARRAYVRSEGLTRESFMGKPVIGICNSWSELNHCNIHLRTVADAVKRGVWQAGGVPFEFPTISLGEVFMKPTTMLFRNLMAMDVEESIRANPLDGVVLLCGCDKTTPAQLMGAASADIPSIVVPGGPMLSGQYRGAEIGSGTDMRKLFDKYRAGELTDEGLCEVEACSARSHGHCMVMGTASTMTSIAEALGMTLTGCANVPAPDSRRLAMAELSGRRIVEMVREDLRPSKILTRQALENALIVDMAIGGSTNAVVHMIAIAGRLGIELTLEDFHEISKKTPYVANVRPSGAYLMEDFFYAGGLPAVMRNLLPLLNGDCLTVTGKTMAENVADSECFNQDVIRPLDRALASEGGTMILYGNLAPDGAVIKHTAATPELLSHRGPAYVFDNYYKMLEELNRDDLPVDENTVLVLKNAGPHGGPGFPEWGHIPMPKVLLKKGVRDMVRISDSRMSGTSFGTVVLHIAPESAIGGPLAAVQTGDEIVLDTPGRKIEVSLPPGELERRLARFERPKPHYTRGYGKLFLEHVTQANLGCDFDFLRK, encoded by the coding sequence ATGCTTCGCAGCCAGACTTGGTTTGACTCGCTCGAATACTACAGCTTCGCCCGCCGCGCCTATGTCCGGTCCGAGGGGCTCACTCGCGAGAGCTTCATGGGCAAGCCCGTCATCGGGATCTGCAATTCGTGGAGCGAACTCAACCACTGCAACATCCATCTGCGGACGGTGGCGGACGCCGTGAAGCGAGGCGTGTGGCAGGCCGGCGGCGTGCCGTTCGAGTTTCCCACGATCTCGCTGGGCGAAGTCTTCATGAAGCCCACGACGATGCTGTTCCGCAACCTGATGGCGATGGATGTGGAAGAGTCGATCCGGGCCAACCCGCTCGATGGCGTGGTGCTGCTGTGCGGCTGCGACAAGACCACCCCGGCGCAGTTGATGGGCGCGGCGAGCGCCGACATCCCGTCCATCGTGGTGCCCGGCGGGCCGATGCTCTCGGGGCAGTATCGCGGCGCCGAGATCGGCTCCGGCACCGACATGCGGAAGCTGTTCGACAAGTATCGCGCCGGCGAACTCACCGACGAAGGATTATGCGAAGTGGAGGCCTGTTCGGCGCGCAGCCACGGCCACTGCATGGTGATGGGGACGGCGTCGACGATGACGTCCATCGCCGAGGCGTTGGGGATGACGCTCACCGGGTGCGCGAACGTGCCGGCCCCCGACTCGCGGCGGCTGGCGATGGCCGAACTGAGCGGGCGGCGGATCGTGGAGATGGTGCGCGAGGATCTGCGGCCTTCGAAGATCCTGACGCGCCAGGCGCTCGAAAACGCGCTGATTGTGGACATGGCCATCGGCGGTTCGACGAATGCAGTGGTCCACATGATCGCGATCGCCGGGCGTCTGGGAATCGAACTGACGCTCGAGGATTTCCACGAGATATCAAAGAAGACACCGTATGTCGCCAACGTCCGTCCCTCCGGCGCGTACCTGATGGAAGACTTCTTCTATGCCGGCGGGCTTCCGGCCGTGATGCGAAACCTGCTGCCGCTGCTCAACGGCGACTGTCTCACGGTGACGGGGAAGACGATGGCCGAAAACGTAGCCGACTCGGAATGTTTCAATCAGGATGTGATCCGCCCGTTGGATCGCGCCCTTGCGTCCGAAGGCGGCACCATGATCCTTTACGGGAATCTCGCGCCGGACGGCGCGGTAATTAAACACACGGCGGCCACCCCGGAACTGCTCTCGCACCGCGGCCCGGCCTACGTGTTCGACAACTACTACAAGATGCTCGAAGAGCTGAACCGCGACGATCTGCCGGTGGATGAAAACACGGTGCTCGTCTTGAAGAACGCGGGTCCCCACGGCGGGCCTGGCTTCCCGGAGTGGGGCCACATTCCGATGCCGAAGGTGCTGCTCAAGAAAGGCGTCAGGGACATGGTGCGGATTTCGGACTCGCGGATGAGCGGCACGAGCTTCGGGACGGTGGTGCTGCACATCGCGCCGGAGTCCGCGATCGGCGGGCCGCTCGCCGCCGTGCAGACGGGCGACGAGATCGTGCTCGATACGCCGGGACGCAAGATCGAGGTGAGTCTGCCGCCGGGCGAACTCGAGCGGCGGTTGGCGAGGTTCGAGCGCCCCAAGCCCCACTACACGCGGGGGTATGGGAAGCTGTTTCTGGAACATGTCACGCAGGCCAACCTCGGCTGCGACTTCGACTTTCTACGGAAGTAG
- a CDS encoding carbon-nitrogen hydrolase family protein, with the protein MRVVIASLLTAFLLPAAQFEADSTWKTWAPRDEIAPRAWKDTNTFRTAPPSLAISGASNQAAAGGWQRDVAGIETGKWYRLKAYFRSAAVAHENLQVLARIDWRRADGKRAGQPEYGWRIRGAGEWKEVTIEAPAPEKVSAARIQLHLQNSPQGAVWFDDLSFESIPAPAARKVHVASVNLWPKQTGAREESVRQFYEYVRANVADGVDVILLPEGITVVGTGKSYAEVAETIPGPTTEQLAELARAKNAWVVAGIYEREEQAMYNTAVLIDRKGNVAGRYRKVYLPREEIEGGLTPGSDYPVFATDFGKVGVMICWDLQYADPARHLALRGAELLLVPIWGGNETLGKARAIENRVFIATSGYDYPTYVMDPDGEILALARENGSTATATIDLARRYADPWLGDMRGRFFKELRTDLE; encoded by the coding sequence ATGCGAGTAGTCATCGCCTCTCTTCTCACCGCGTTCCTGCTTCCGGCCGCGCAATTCGAAGCCGACTCCACCTGGAAAACGTGGGCTCCGCGCGACGAAATCGCACCGCGGGCGTGGAAGGACACCAACACGTTCCGCACAGCGCCGCCCTCGCTCGCCATCTCCGGCGCCTCGAACCAGGCCGCGGCGGGCGGCTGGCAGCGCGATGTGGCGGGTATCGAAACGGGCAAATGGTACCGGCTGAAGGCCTACTTCCGGTCCGCGGCCGTGGCCCACGAAAACCTTCAGGTGCTCGCCCGCATCGACTGGCGCCGCGCCGACGGCAAGCGCGCCGGGCAGCCGGAATACGGCTGGCGCATCCGCGGCGCCGGCGAGTGGAAAGAGGTGACCATCGAAGCGCCCGCGCCGGAGAAGGTCTCCGCGGCTCGGATTCAACTCCACTTGCAGAACTCGCCGCAGGGCGCCGTGTGGTTCGACGATCTCTCCTTCGAATCGATTCCCGCGCCGGCCGCGCGCAAGGTCCACGTGGCGTCAGTGAATCTCTGGCCGAAGCAGACGGGCGCTCGTGAGGAATCCGTGCGCCAGTTCTATGAATACGTGCGCGCCAATGTGGCCGATGGCGTCGACGTGATTCTCCTGCCGGAAGGGATCACCGTGGTCGGCACGGGCAAGAGCTACGCTGAGGTGGCCGAAACGATCCCCGGACCCACCACTGAGCAGCTCGCCGAACTGGCCCGGGCAAAGAACGCGTGGGTGGTGGCCGGAATCTACGAACGCGAAGAGCAGGCCATGTACAACACGGCCGTACTGATTGACCGGAAGGGCAACGTCGCCGGGCGCTACCGGAAGGTCTACCTGCCGCGCGAGGAAATCGAAGGCGGACTCACGCCCGGTTCCGACTACCCGGTGTTCGCCACCGACTTCGGCAAGGTCGGCGTGATGATCTGCTGGGATCTCCAGTACGCGGACCCGGCGCGCCATCTCGCGCTTCGTGGCGCCGAACTGCTGCTCGTCCCGATTTGGGGAGGGAACGAAACGCTCGGCAAGGCGCGCGCGATCGAGAATCGCGTTTTCATCGCCACCTCCGGGTACGACTACCCGACCTACGTGATGGATCCCGACGGCGAAATCCTCGCCCTCGCGCGCGAGAACGGTTCCACCGCCACCGCCACCATCGACCTCGCCCGCCGGTACGCCGACCCCTGGCTCGGCGACATGCGCGGGCGTTTTTTCAAGGAACTTCGCACGGACCTGGAGTAG
- the cysK gene encoding cysteine synthase A produces MIYDDNSLSIGRTPMVRLSRVTKGLKANVIAKIEGRNPAYSVKCRIGASMIWDAERRGVLKAGKELIEPTSGNTGIALAFVAAARGYAITLTMPETMSVERRKVLRAFGARLVLTDGSQGMKGAIQAAEQAAASDPDRYVLLQQFKNPANPEIHFKTTGPEIWDDLDGKLDVFVSGIGTGGTITGVSRYFKNEKKRKIVSVGVEPAASPVITQTRIGQVLKPGPHKIQGIGAGFIPDTLDLSMLDRVEQVTNEEAIEMARRLAKEEGILCGISCGAAVSAAVRVAAAPEMEGKNVVVILPDSGERYLTSVLFEGLVND; encoded by the coding sequence GTGATTTACGACGATAATTCGCTGAGTATCGGACGCACACCGATGGTGCGCCTGTCGAGGGTGACCAAGGGGCTGAAGGCGAACGTGATCGCCAAGATCGAGGGGCGCAACCCCGCCTACTCGGTGAAGTGCCGGATTGGCGCGTCGATGATCTGGGACGCCGAAAGGCGCGGAGTGCTGAAGGCGGGTAAGGAGCTGATCGAGCCCACCAGCGGCAATACCGGCATCGCGCTCGCGTTCGTGGCCGCGGCTCGCGGGTACGCGATCACGCTGACCATGCCGGAGACGATGTCGGTGGAGCGGCGCAAGGTGCTGCGGGCGTTCGGCGCGCGGCTGGTGCTCACCGATGGGTCACAGGGGATGAAGGGGGCGATACAGGCGGCCGAGCAGGCGGCGGCGTCGGATCCGGACCGCTACGTACTGCTCCAGCAATTCAAGAATCCGGCCAATCCGGAGATTCACTTCAAGACTACCGGTCCGGAGATCTGGGACGATCTTGACGGCAAGCTGGACGTTTTCGTATCCGGCATTGGGACCGGCGGGACCATCACCGGCGTGTCACGATACTTCAAGAACGAGAAGAAGCGGAAGATCGTATCGGTGGGCGTGGAGCCGGCGGCGAGCCCGGTGATCACGCAGACGCGCATCGGACAGGTGCTGAAGCCGGGTCCGCACAAGATTCAGGGGATCGGCGCCGGGTTCATCCCGGACACGCTCGACCTGAGCATGTTGGACCGGGTGGAGCAGGTGACCAATGAAGAGGCGATTGAGATGGCGCGGCGCCTGGCGAAGGAGGAGGGGATCCTGTGCGGAATCTCCTGTGGGGCAGCCGTATCGGCAGCGGTGCGGGTGGCGGCGGCTCCGGAGATGGAAGGGAAGAATGTAGTGGTGATTTTGCCGGACAGTGGGGAACGGTACCTGACCTCGGTGTTGTTCGAGGGACTGGTGAACGACTAG
- a CDS encoding Rrf2 family transcriptional regulator, giving the protein MKGDYALRAVLDLALQREGQPVKIAAIAKRQKIPQKFLELILAGLKQGGFVESKRGADGGYLLARPSGTVTVGEVLRHVEGTRRQRAGRADGPFGKMWGEVERAVSGILDQTTFAELARQWTERQSKYVPTWDI; this is encoded by the coding sequence GTGAAAGGCGACTACGCCTTGCGCGCCGTCCTGGACCTGGCGCTGCAGCGGGAAGGGCAGCCGGTGAAGATCGCCGCGATCGCGAAGCGGCAGAAAATCCCCCAGAAGTTCCTGGAATTGATCCTGGCCGGGTTGAAGCAGGGCGGTTTTGTCGAATCCAAGCGCGGCGCCGATGGGGGTTATCTGCTGGCGCGTCCGTCCGGTACGGTAACCGTGGGAGAAGTGCTGCGGCACGTGGAAGGGACGCGGCGGCAGAGGGCCGGGCGGGCCGACGGTCCGTTCGGGAAGATGTGGGGCGAGGTGGAGCGGGCCGTTTCGGGGATTCTCGACCAGACCACGTTTGCCGAGCTCGCGCGGCAGTGGACCGAGCGGCAATCCAAGTACGTGCCCACCTGGGACATTTGA
- a CDS encoding Gfo/Idh/MocA family oxidoreductase, translating to MPNRRRFLSAAGVGTLFTLAGPGPKVKAAGSANDRISLGFIGSGIRGTGLINEFKRVQGLRFPAVCDLYDGCLARAKEQIAADIAVSKDYRAVLDRKDIDAVVIATPDHLHKKLTLDALSAGKHVYIEKPLTWSLDEGAEIIEAQKRSGKLLQVGSQGKTSPLTAKARELVQSGALGQVTMIRLSNHRNDAQGAWKYPVPPDASGRTIAWSKFLGDRPNRSFDPEVFFQWRRWWEFSGGVATDLFVHLLTWLHEVMNVQAPVSAVSQGGLYYWKDGRDVPDVLNTLFEYREGFVVDMYVHLASAYPEANNVILGTKAALTWTDDTLFLHPEPEDTGVQGYGTMQWPKAARERYYVSKGWLPSGRPKTPLTAPKPIQEIKIERGPSHAEWFIISLRDNKPSRETAEEGHLAAGAGHIANIAYRKGRKIGWDWKTGKITEG from the coding sequence ATGCCAAATCGCCGCAGATTCCTCAGCGCCGCCGGCGTGGGAACGCTATTCACACTCGCCGGGCCGGGACCGAAGGTGAAAGCCGCGGGCTCGGCGAACGACCGGATTTCGCTCGGGTTCATCGGATCAGGCATCCGCGGCACGGGCCTGATCAATGAATTCAAACGCGTGCAAGGTCTGCGTTTTCCCGCCGTTTGCGATCTCTATGACGGCTGCCTCGCCCGCGCCAAGGAACAGATCGCGGCCGATATCGCCGTCAGCAAGGACTACCGCGCCGTCCTCGACCGCAAGGATATCGACGCCGTGGTGATCGCCACGCCCGATCACCTGCATAAGAAACTGACCCTTGATGCCCTCTCGGCCGGCAAGCACGTCTACATCGAAAAGCCACTCACATGGAGCCTCGACGAAGGCGCCGAAATCATCGAAGCGCAAAAGCGGTCCGGCAAGCTGCTCCAGGTTGGCTCCCAGGGCAAGACGTCGCCGCTCACGGCCAAGGCGCGCGAACTGGTCCAATCCGGCGCGCTTGGCCAAGTGACGATGATCCGGCTCTCGAACCACCGGAACGACGCCCAGGGCGCATGGAAATACCCGGTTCCCCCCGATGCCTCCGGCCGCACCATCGCCTGGAGCAAGTTCCTGGGCGACCGCCCAAACCGCTCCTTCGACCCCGAGGTATTCTTCCAGTGGCGCCGCTGGTGGGAATTTTCCGGGGGCGTCGCCACCGATTTGTTCGTTCACCTGCTCACCTGGCTCCACGAGGTGATGAACGTTCAGGCTCCGGTCTCCGCCGTCTCGCAGGGTGGGCTCTACTATTGGAAGGACGGCCGCGACGTCCCCGATGTGCTCAACACCCTGTTCGAGTATAGGGAGGGATTCGTGGTGGATATGTACGTCCACCTGGCCAGCGCCTACCCCGAAGCGAACAACGTCATCCTCGGCACCAAGGCGGCTCTCACCTGGACCGACGATACCCTGTTCCTGCACCCGGAACCGGAAGACACCGGCGTCCAGGGCTACGGCACCATGCAATGGCCGAAGGCGGCCCGCGAACGCTACTACGTCTCGAAGGGCTGGCTGCCAAGCGGCCGTCCCAAGACGCCCCTGACGGCGCCAAAGCCCATCCAGGAGATCAAGATCGAGCGCGGGCCTTCCCATGCCGAGTGGTTCATCATCTCCCTCCGCGACAACAAGCCGAGCCGTGAAACGGCCGAAGAAGGCCACCTCGCCGCCGGCGCCGGCCACATCGCCAATATCGCTTACCGCAAGGGCCGAAAGATCGGTTGGGACTGGAAAACGGGCAAAATCACCGAGGGTTAA